One genomic region from Leptolyngbyaceae cyanobacterium JSC-12 encodes:
- a CDS encoding hypothetical protein (IMG reference gene:2510096463), whose protein sequence is MQLVDRPPIPIPVVMNAAAQPISGVNQRTYARLKTSLRLNLRRQIFLAVCDDLELRNYFVNKLQAELSPNFVSLNLNLADPNPMAQASQWLSQQWQGLDGQRSPSPGFQILGIEHLTRQPAPVQKRFLTHLQAIEYYMPTLECTLLLWVPRPWLVSIRQSAPTFWEWHTALFEFEGDPTPVRSSQSTRPVTNPTITRLQLAKIEPWAGSKISTAQSSDHPEENLAPSIEHPQAISSDIDSVEVEETALLLDSEPFPEAVWDILTQDLAQLNSIGLQERLEEEIGVTKQESEPKILSPVASLLKQHILAALEKDPKSEQHQFGLDTLHRIEQLQQQQVPPNALAAAYYALGRAYRECIEQGDTSDHTLAIAIAAHQQTLDLLERDEGLGADVANDLGNLYWMKSRNSVEADVQLHSLEQAIQAYQIALTKTNLQEHPKTRAMIQNNLGSAYGDLAQHREPAENLQKSVQAYEAALQYRSATEEPARYAATQNNLGTACWNLAQHRQPVVYLKQAIAAYEKALHYYTPDNEPLSYAMIQNNVGTAYWNLAHHIQPGKNQASATGASPEVLLRLAIAAYQNALVYRTLEAAPIAYAATQNNLGTAHWDLACLPNLSQKDRQEHLQSAITAYEAAISAVDILTIQSSQRPALTFDIFATYNNLGLAYYQLATDPKSNLAANERRSHLEAALKYHLKSLEGWDHLTDFQQTTLDFIVQTVRAFFKEFGIQGQNFALSQIPANFLPQIMSKL, encoded by the coding sequence TTGTCAGTCTCAATTTGAATCTAGCAGATCCAAACCCGATGGCGCAGGCGTCGCAGTGGTTAAGTCAGCAGTGGCAAGGATTGGATGGGCAGCGATCGCCCTCCCCTGGCTTTCAGATTCTTGGGATTGAACACTTAACTCGTCAGCCTGCTCCGGTGCAAAAGCGGTTTCTGACTCATTTGCAGGCAATTGAGTACTATATGCCAACCCTGGAGTGTACGCTGCTCCTATGGGTTCCTCGCCCCTGGCTAGTTAGCATTCGCCAATCTGCTCCTACATTTTGGGAATGGCACACTGCTCTATTTGAATTTGAGGGAGATCCTACTCCTGTTCGTTCATCGCAATCAACACGACCAGTTACCAATCCGACCATTACTCGACTGCAACTTGCCAAAATTGAGCCGTGGGCAGGTTCAAAGATTTCTACAGCCCAATCGAGCGATCACCCCGAAGAGAATCTTGCTCCCTCGATTGAGCATCCCCAAGCCATTTCATCTGATATCGACTCGGTAGAGGTAGAAGAAACGGCACTGCTGCTTGATAGTGAGCCGTTTCCTGAAGCTGTTTGGGATATTTTGACCCAAGACTTGGCGCAACTGAATTCGATTGGGTTGCAGGAGAGATTAGAGGAGGAGATAGGCGTTACGAAGCAGGAGTCGGAACCCAAGATCCTCAGCCCAGTTGCTTCTTTGTTGAAACAACATATTCTTGCTGCGCTAGAAAAGGACCCCAAATCTGAACAGCACCAGTTTGGACTGGATACCCTACACCGAATTGAACAATTGCAGCAACAGCAGGTTCCGCCTAATGCTTTGGCAGCGGCTTATTATGCATTGGGTAGAGCTTATCGGGAATGCATTGAGCAGGGTGATACTTCGGATCACACGCTGGCGATCGCGATTGCTGCTCATCAACAAACCCTGGATTTGTTGGAGCGTGATGAGGGGTTGGGGGCAGATGTTGCTAATGACTTAGGCAATCTTTACTGGATGAAGTCGCGCAATTCTGTGGAGGCTGATGTGCAACTGCACAGCCTGGAACAAGCGATTCAAGCTTATCAAATTGCGTTGACCAAAACCAATCTTCAAGAGCATCCCAAAACCCGGGCAATGATCCAGAACAATCTGGGATCTGCTTATGGAGACCTGGCACAGCACCGGGAACCCGCTGAGAATTTGCAAAAGTCTGTCCAAGCCTATGAAGCTGCTTTGCAATATCGTTCAGCCACGGAAGAACCTGCTCGCTATGCTGCTACACAAAACAACCTAGGGACTGCTTGCTGGAACTTGGCACAACATCGCCAACCTGTAGTTTACCTGAAACAGGCGATCGCCGCTTACGAGAAAGCCCTACATTACTACACCCCTGATAATGAACCGCTTAGTTATGCCATGATTCAAAACAATGTGGGCACTGCCTACTGGAACCTGGCACATCACATCCAACCTGGCAAGAATCAGGCTTCGGCAACAGGTGCATCCCCTGAAGTGTTGTTGCGGCTTGCGATCGCGGCTTACCAAAACGCCCTGGTGTATCGGACTCTCGAAGCTGCCCCGATTGCATATGCTGCGACTCAAAACAATCTAGGTACTGCCCACTGGGATCTCGCCTGTTTACCCAACCTTTCGCAAAAAGACCGCCAAGAGCACTTGCAGTCCGCTATTACTGCCTACGAAGCCGCGATCTCAGCGGTTGACATACTAACGATTCAGTCATCCCAGCGTCCGGCTTTAACGTTTGATATATTTGCCACTTATAACAATCTGGGGCTTGCCTACTACCAACTGGCAACCGATCCAAAAAGTAATCTGGCTGCGAATGAGCGGCGATCACATCTGGAAGCAGCATTGAAATACCATCTCAAATCCTTGGAAGGATGGGATCACCTGACCGACTTTCAACAAACGACCCTAGACTTCATCGTGCAAACGGTGCGTGCCTTTTTCAAGGAATTTGGCATCCAGGGACAAAACTTTGCTCTTTCCCAAATTCCAGCCAACTTTTTGCCTCAGATCATGAGCAAGCTGTAA
- a CDS encoding Photosystem II 12 kDa extrinsic protein (PsbU) (IMG reference gene:2510096466~PFAM: Photosystem II 12 kDa extrinsic protein (PsbU)): MKRLFCLLATLGLMFSFLGWSGSQSVSAANLSTPAGQSVPQLHWLNVASAPKLLAATEEEIRDAVSAKLRSEYGQKLDLNNTNIRAFREYRGLYPTLAGILVKNAPYESVEDILNIPGLTERQKEILRENLGNFTVTEVESALTEGDDRINNGIYR; encoded by the coding sequence ATGAAACGACTATTCTGCCTGTTGGCAACCCTGGGTTTGATGTTTAGTTTTCTGGGTTGGTCAGGATCTCAGAGCGTATCAGCAGCCAATCTGAGCACTCCAGCAGGACAGTCCGTGCCTCAACTTCATTGGTTGAATGTAGCTTCTGCACCTAAGCTGCTGGCAGCCACTGAGGAAGAAATTCGCGATGCTGTTAGCGCAAAATTGAGATCAGAATATGGTCAAAAACTCGACTTAAATAACACTAATATTCGAGCATTCAGAGAGTATCGAGGATTATATCCAACCTTGGCAGGGATTCTGGTTAAGAATGCGCCTTATGAAAGCGTTGAAGATATACTCAACATTCCAGGTTTAACTGAGCGCCAGAAAGAGATCTTGCGCGAGAATCTGGGAAACTTTACCGTCACTGAAGTTGAATCAGCTTTAACGGAAGGGGACGATCGCATTAACAATGGCATCTACCGCTAA
- a CDS encoding L-aspartate oxidase (IMG reference gene:2510096465~PFAM: domain; FAD binding domain~TIGRFAM: L-aspartate oxidase): MISGCSEPTLDALPTDIDVLVVGAGAAGLYTCLCLPNHLAIALITKEPLSLSASDWAQGGIAAVTDPQDSPDLHIQDTLNAGAGLCDYQAVKFLVEHAPECIRSLVELGVGFDRHHGVLALTLEAAHSRRRVLHAADTTGRAVVSTLAAHVLSRKNIQVIQGFVLDLWLDAQEQRCIGVSMLYANQIHWLRAKAVILATGGGGQVFAQTTNPALSTGDGVAIAHRAGAVLRDLEFVQFHPTALTKPGTPHFLISEAVRGEGAYLVDANGHRFVFDYHPSGELAPRDVVSRAIFNHLLKTAPDPTTATVWLDLRPIPAERIQQRFPNIIQVCQQWGIDVFTQPIPVAPAAHYWMGGILTNLSNQTSISGLYAVGETASTGVHGANRLASNSLLECLVFGAQFGQLMVRDEADRVGGEGKGTARNQSSQSSLRSSSLFSSSLNTLIQTLREEVPRLIWQNAGICREQSSLETAIAQLATWHQTFAALSITQQLQNLAPQQSLELSSIEEAKQVRAWGELRNLMEIAELILRSAHFRTESRGGHYRSDYPETDPAWQVHTLIQGDRWWTSAVDSTCF; this comes from the coding sequence TTGATTTCTGGTTGTTCTGAACCAACCCTTGATGCCCTACCAACCGATATTGATGTGCTAGTTGTAGGGGCAGGGGCAGCTGGACTCTATACTTGCCTCTGTTTACCCAATCATCTGGCGATCGCGTTGATTACCAAAGAACCCTTATCCCTTTCAGCGAGCGATTGGGCACAGGGAGGCATTGCAGCAGTTACCGATCCTCAAGATTCTCCAGATCTGCACATTCAAGACACTCTCAACGCTGGAGCAGGCTTATGTGACTATCAAGCCGTCAAGTTTTTGGTGGAACACGCACCCGAATGTATTCGATCGCTAGTTGAACTGGGTGTGGGGTTTGATCGGCATCATGGAGTCCTGGCACTGACACTGGAAGCCGCCCATTCTCGACGACGTGTACTGCATGCCGCTGACACCACTGGACGAGCAGTTGTGAGTACGCTTGCAGCTCACGTCCTCAGTCGCAAAAATATTCAAGTCATTCAGGGGTTCGTCCTGGATCTATGGCTGGATGCCCAGGAGCAACGCTGCATAGGGGTTAGCATGCTGTACGCGAACCAGATTCATTGGCTTCGAGCAAAGGCAGTCATTTTAGCCACTGGTGGCGGTGGACAGGTTTTTGCCCAAACCACCAATCCAGCGCTGAGTACTGGAGACGGGGTTGCGATCGCCCATCGTGCAGGTGCAGTCCTACGAGATCTGGAATTTGTGCAATTCCATCCCACTGCTCTGACCAAACCCGGTACTCCCCACTTTTTGATCAGCGAAGCTGTACGCGGGGAAGGGGCTTATCTGGTAGATGCAAACGGACACCGCTTTGTTTTCGATTACCATCCCTCCGGTGAACTGGCTCCACGAGATGTGGTTAGTCGGGCTATTTTTAATCACTTGCTCAAAACAGCTCCCGATCCAACAACTGCAACCGTTTGGCTGGATCTACGTCCGATTCCGGCTGAGCGCATTCAGCAACGTTTTCCCAATATTATTCAGGTCTGCCAGCAGTGGGGCATTGACGTATTCACTCAACCAATCCCTGTTGCACCCGCCGCCCATTATTGGATGGGTGGAATTCTCACCAATTTGAGTAATCAAACTTCAATTTCAGGACTATATGCTGTCGGTGAAACAGCTAGTACAGGCGTTCATGGTGCAAATCGGCTTGCTAGCAATTCTTTGTTGGAATGCTTAGTATTTGGAGCACAGTTTGGCCAGTTGATGGTAAGAGATGAAGCCGATAGGGTTGGTGGCGAAGGTAAAGGCACAGCAAGAAACCAGAGTTCTCAATCCTCTTTACGCTCCTCCTCTCTATTCTCCTCATCTCTTAACACCTTAATCCAAACCTTGCGGGAAGAAGTGCCACGCTTAATCTGGCAAAATGCTGGAATTTGCCGGGAGCAGTCCAGTTTGGAAACAGCGATCGCACAGTTGGCAACCTGGCACCAGACGTTTGCAGCCCTCTCGATAACGCAGCAATTACAAAATTTGGCTCCTCAACAAAGTTTGGAATTGTCCTCTATCGAGGAGGCAAAGCAAGTGCGAGCTTGGGGAGAACTGCGCAACTTAATGGAGATTGCAGAGTTGATTCTGAGAAGTGCTCACTTTCGCACAGAAAGCCGGGGCGGACACTATCGGTCTGATTACCCTGAAACGGATCCAGCATGGCAGGTTCACACGTTGATTCAGGGCGATCGCTGGTGGACAAGTGCCGTGGACTCAACCTGTTTCTAG
- a CDS encoding family 3 adenylate cyclase (IMG reference gene:2510096467~PFAM: Adenylate and Guanylate cyclase catalytic domain; FHA domain), whose protein sequence is MVTTQPVPHLLLRTDSGYRRLLLTGSNCWTIGRSEDNNFVLPDRWISRNHAMLQFMENGEFYLIDLGSRNGSFVNDRRVSIPVTLNNGDRLTFGQTELEFYCPAPKPHDDDPEKLEARDFTATATLHIRRLISVLVVDIRNFTVLTRQLDENVLSEMIGTWFRHAGDIIREHGSWVDKYIGDAVMAVWIHGTQEVSDHEMLQIMKALSAMHKMTSDLYNLYPLPFPLRIGAGINTGYAMVGNTGSGDRPDYTALGDTVNAAFRLETSTKQIGKDVAVGKTTYQYLAELGADETVFGQYSVNLRGYDSPALAYACSFTELDAFLKRKE, encoded by the coding sequence GTGGTGACCACCCAACCTGTCCCTCATCTCCTACTTCGGACTGATTCTGGCTATCGACGCTTGCTGCTGACCGGAAGCAATTGCTGGACAATTGGTCGTAGCGAGGACAATAACTTCGTGCTGCCAGATCGGTGGATTTCGCGCAATCATGCCATGCTTCAGTTTATGGAGAATGGCGAATTTTATCTGATTGATTTAGGCAGCCGGAATGGCTCGTTTGTGAACGATCGCCGGGTCAGCATTCCAGTCACTTTAAATAATGGCGATCGCCTCACCTTCGGACAAACCGAACTGGAATTTTACTGTCCTGCTCCCAAGCCCCATGACGATGACCCAGAAAAACTAGAAGCGCGAGACTTTACCGCAACCGCAACTTTACATATCCGACGCTTGATTTCGGTGCTAGTAGTCGATATTCGGAATTTCACTGTCCTAACCCGACAACTCGACGAAAACGTATTGTCTGAAATGATCGGAACCTGGTTTCGTCATGCGGGAGATATTATCCGCGAGCACGGAAGTTGGGTAGATAAGTATATTGGCGACGCTGTGATGGCCGTGTGGATTCACGGCACTCAAGAAGTCAGCGATCATGAGATGCTGCAAATTATGAAAGCACTCAGCGCTATGCACAAAATGACCAGCGATTTGTACAACTTATATCCACTACCCTTTCCGCTGCGAATTGGCGCTGGCATTAATACGGGTTATGCTATGGTGGGCAATACAGGCAGTGGCGATCGCCCAGACTATACAGCCCTGGGGGATACTGTCAACGCTGCTTTCCGGCTAGAAACCTCCACCAAACAGATTGGGAAAGACGTTGCTGTTGGTAAAACCACCTATCAATATCTGGCAGAATTGGGAGCGGACGAAACCGTGTTTGGTCAATACAGCGTCAACCTTAGAGGATACGATTCTCCTGCACTCGCCTATGCCTGTTCCTTTACGGAACTAGATGCCTTCCTAAAAAGGAAGGAGTAA
- a CDS encoding transposase (IMG reference gene:2510096464), protein MNNPHHVLSPFHRKLLEKSLETDLRAEYRRRIEIMLMADNGYSQTKICEMLGCSHETARYWIAMAQSGNALRWSDRPMGRPKTVNQAYRSRLQELVSQSPRDVGYPFRRWSAQWLAKHLEKEMGIKVSSRYINYLLKEMGLSTRSTAHPNDALKLSEAQAVAGFTQAEDLPVLLETG, encoded by the coding sequence ATGAACAATCCACACCATGTGCTTAGTCCGTTCCATCGAAAACTTCTGGAAAAAAGCCTGGAAACTGATCTCCGCGCAGAATATCGCCGTCGTATCGAAATTATGTTGATGGCAGACAACGGCTACTCCCAAACGAAGATTTGTGAAATGCTGGGATGCTCCCATGAAACGGCTCGCTACTGGATTGCTATGGCGCAGTCCGGGAATGCCCTGCGCTGGAGCGATCGCCCGATGGGTCGTCCCAAAACGGTCAATCAAGCATATCGATCTCGGCTGCAAGAATTAGTCAGCCAGAGTCCACGAGATGTCGGATATCCGTTTCGTCGCTGGTCTGCCCAATGGCTCGCCAAACATCTAGAAAAAGAAATGGGTATTAAGGTCAGCAGCCGCTATATCAATTACCTGCTCAAAGAAATGGGACTTTCCACCCGCTCAACCGCCCATCCTAATGACGCCTTAAAACTCTCTGAGGCGCAGGCAGTTGCCGGCTTTACCCAAGCAGAGGATTTGCCTGTATTGCTAGAAACAGGTTGA